AATTCACTGGATGTCATTTGACCCAAAGCTCAACCATTGCATTTTGAGGCTTCCTTTACCCACATCTATATGTGCCTCCTAAATTTCTTAGGTACactttttttaaccttttattttccaaatgcaacttattttttatctcACCCAAGATGCATTAtacaccataaaaaaataaaataaaataaaaaccattcaAAGGCAGCCTAAAATTTCTCATTCCCCTCTTCATCACCCTACTAGCAAATGTGTAAATACCATTATGATTATTCTGTTTAAGTAGAATATTTCACGTtaagaattttataatttaattgatattttttagtgttttcatCGGATCGGAGATGTTAAAGGTTCAAATCCCTTTCTCtcctaactatcaaattatcaaaaataaaaagtaaaatatttcgTAAAGTGGCGGCTGGTAGCTCTTACTcggttttaaaataaataagaactaTACCAAAGTAGAatgattctttatttttttattaagcttacataaaaatttaataaattatttagttGGCCAAACATTcccttgaaaataaaaaaaaaaattaaaaattaaaaaaagggggTAAGTGAAGGAAAGGGAAGTGGGGAAAGAGTTCGCCGTGTCTTGAAGTATCATCGTGCATGCATTTTTGTGcgcatttctctctctctctctgtctctctctgttTTTGCTCTGCATGCACACGcttcctcttctctctcccccaaaacccaaaatcacctCACCGCCGTTTCACCTCTCCGTTCACCGGAATCTCAGCCCAATCCTCTGATCCAACCGCCTCTCCGATCACTGCTCCATTAccgaatcaaaaaaaaaaaaaaaaaaactccaactCCAACCCAAAGCGAAGCTCCGCTCAGCTCTTCTTCGTCAACAACCGCAAAATTTGAATGAAACTAGTTCCGGTGACTGTTGGTTACGGAGTGAGTAAATTAAGGTCTATGCTCTTCTTTGCTTCGTGATATTGCTGCTCTTGTTGACTAATTCTTTTGCGATTTTTACTACCTGCGAGTATTTAGGGATTTTTGATTTTTCGTTTTGTTGATTTTACTGACTCTTCGATTTTGATTTGGATATCGCGGAATTGAATTTGgcagaatttgaatttgaattcgAAAATGGCGTCGTCGAACTCGAAGAAGACTTGCATGAATGTACTGTGCGGTGAGTCCACGTCGGTGGATTCGAAAAAAGGTTGGGCTCTGCGATCCGGCGATTTCGCTAAGCTCTGTGATAAGTGCGGGTAATTTTTGTTTAGTAATTTgatctatctttctttttctttgtttcaattTGATTTATGCTAATTTAGAATTGTACGGTCACTGCCTTATAAGTTGTAAGTTGTTTGAGATTCAAAAATTCTAgactgccaaaaaaaaaaaaaaaattgtataaatatatTCTCTACTATTTCGGTGTTAAgtttcatttctatttttagtattttttgcaaaatcacttttttatttttattttatttttaacaaaattttatcttgCTATATGATAATTCAAATGACCATACACTATATATAGATAATCACATGATGtatttagggtgtgtttgtataAGCTGTTAGAAAACCgtgttttaagtttaaaatgagCCTTTGTAAAAAAGCTACGAGGAGTTTTGGtccttttggattttaaaaatgttCTTTTAAGCTCCCAATATGCCTAACTAAATGGACCCTTAATagtcatgtgacttgtttaTCTGAGTTAATGAGATGTAACTAAAATCCGCATGGATGGTTCTTGAATCGCCGTGTAATGGTTTggaggatataaaaaaaaaaaaaaaaaaatcaattggatAAGGGTAATGCTAGGGGCACGACTTTCTTAACAACTGCTGATATGGTCTGTTATGATTGAAGTAACCTCACTTTCACCCATATACACTACTAACATGGTAACACCAATCACAATAGGCTGTGTCagtgaaaaaaattgtgtccATATATGCTCATTGATTTGGATATAGTTGAACAAATAGTGCCCACTTCCTTTAATTAAAGTTATGGGTCTTTAGGTCTGTGTATGAGCAATCGATTTTCTGTGATGTGTATCACTCCAAGGACTCTGGTTGGAGGGAGTGCACTTCATGTGGCAAGGTAAGCCAGAACCCAACAGTTTTTAAGAATTTGTACTTTGCCCATATTAATGCTTTGGTATGGTTTAGTTCCAATCTAAATAAGTTTTGGTATCTGCAGCGCCTTCACTGTGGGTGCATCACTTCCATTTCTCTGGTTGAGCTGCTTGATTGCGGTGGTGTAAGCTGTATAAACTGTGCGAAGAATACAGGACTTGTCCCTGTAAGACACACTTATACACAGATCAATTAATCTCTGCTATTAGAAACAActttaaattattgtttgatACGATGATCAGGTCTTTGTAGTTATTATCATATCAACATTAAATGCGTaatttattggtaagttatagAAATCACACCAGTGGTCCAGGGCCATTCCCACTAACCATTTTTCCAATTTCTGCTTATGAATTAGTACGTATGTGTAAGATTTGTCATTCTCCATTCAAGAAATGGTGTATTTTGATGCTCTTAATTTCTAAGTAACATTTCCTGTGGGTCTGCATTGGTATCCTGCCTTCTATATGCATCTTTCAGTAATGGTGTTGACAAATAGGTCACGAAAGAGATATTTAAGCAATTATAAAGGAAAGTAAATGCTTTCTGGTCAACTTCCTGCCACTTTTCCTGAATGAATTTGCATTGCTTTTATAAACATCATAGAGTTGTTTGTTACTTGCGTGTATTAATTTATTGCAAAGCAATGTTTGAAATCATCAGTAAACTTTTGTAATTCTGGTATTAGCAATATGCTTATAAAACACATTCACACAGATTTCAAGCAATGAAAAGCCTGATGGATTTGGCACTTCCAAAGTTGATAATGTCAATGAATTGCATCCCAGTTCTATGGGCACCCAACTGGATGGAAATAGCATTGAAAAATTGAAGCTTATGCAATTGGGCAATAATATTGAGGGTAATGGGCTTAGGCACTTGCTTCAATCTCATAATGCTGACACAATTGGGTCTTTTGGGAAATTGAAAGAGGAGGAAGTTTTTCCTTCTGTGGGAGAAATTGGAACTGCATGTTTCTCAAATTTTAATCAGGCATGCAATGGATCGTCCAACGCTACCAAACCAGACTTATATAAAGCAAACATGGGGACAAAAGATATATATGAGTCACTGCCACAGACAAACTTGAGTATGACTCTGGGTGCTCCCTCAGGAAATTCAAGTCCCCTTCCTAGTGCTGTTGTTGATGAAAGGGAAAATAGAAAGACATCCTCTCCATTCCTACAGGGGCCCAGGTCTCGCCATCTTTTGCCTAAACCGCCAAGGTCAGCCCTTGCAGGAGGTTTGGAGGCAAATGCTGGCATGGTTTCTCAGATACGTGTTGCAAGGCCACCTGCTGAAGGACGGGGACGGAATCAGTTGCTTCCTCGTTATTGGCCAAGGATCACAGACCAAGAGTTACAGCAAATATCTGGAGAGTAtccattttatttcatgttgttattaaaaaaatatttattttatttctgcAGAAACATACATtgaatgttatatatattttgattattcACAAAGTCAGATGGTGATTTCCTTAACCATGATATATTAAAGTTCTAATTCCACAATTGTGCCACTGTTTGAAAAGATGCTGAGTGCCAGTGATGCTGGTCGAATTGGTCGTTTGGTTCTCCCTAAAGCATGTGCTGAAGTAAGCTTTTTGGTGAAATTGTCCTAGCCTTTTGGCTGATAATAGTCCTTGTTACTGTCATTGTCATTacttaatttttacttttaatccTGATGCAGGCATATTTTCCTGCTATTTCTCAACCAGAGGGCCTTCCTTTAAGGATTCAAGACGTGAAGGGAAAAGAATGGGTGTTTCAGTTTAGATTTTGGCCTAATAATAACAGCAGAATGTATGTTTTGGAGGGTGTAACTCCCTGCATACAGTCAATGCAGTTGCAAGCTGGAGATACAGGTATCCTCAAAGCCTCATGACTTAAATCAggatttatattattattttgtaaattgaGTGccctacaaatttttttcattcattgatTATTGTGCCTTTCTTACTTGCAACTTGCGTAAATTCTTGCACGACCTACTGCTTTGATTGAACTCTTGGCATTTCTTTAGTATTTAACTCATTCCTATAACCTGtatgcttcttttttcttgggGAGTCCATTTGGGAGGCCAGTTGGGCCAATGGCACTAACGGGATATCCCTCATCCATCCTCCCTCGTAATTGGTATGATGACCAAAAACTATGCCAGCTAAGTGAGCTACCACTTAACCTCTTTATTCTGGTTTGCTTAATCACAAGTAAAGCTAACTTCTCAAGCTGGAGCTAACTTCTCAAGCTGGTCCCCCCCTCCTCCCATGTTAATGCTTGAGTTGGCATTAAGTGCAACAGAACAACCCGTGTAACATAATTTGATTCCCAATGCTTCAgaatattttcaatcatttgCTCTTACATGATAAGTGATTGATTTATGCCTACCTTTTTGCTATCTCGTTACTGTAGTATGAtcttaattttagttttaattattatttgggtGTGAAGTCatattgctttttatttttatatttttataatgctGTTACTTCTATTATGCTGCAGTAACTTTTAGCCGTATGGATCCTGAAGGAAAACTTATCATGGGGTTCCGGAAAGCTTCGAATTCTGTTGCAATGCAGGTAACAAGTCAATCTCAGGTTCCAGTTAGCAAACTCAATTacataatattaatataaaaattactaataaacAGGACACCTATCCATCTGCCATTCCAAATGGTGCTCATTCAAGTGAAACTTTGTTTTCGGGTATTTTTGAGAACCTACCTATAATAAGTGGTTACTCTGGCCTTCTTCAGTCACTTAAGGGAAGCGCGGATCCAAATTTAAATGCACTTTCCAAACACTTGAGTTCAGCTACTGGTGATATTAGCTGGCATAAGTCTGAGAAGCTTGAAGACAGGACAAGGGAGGGCTTGCTGCTGCCTCCAGAGAGGAAAAAGGCACGAAATATTGGTTCCAAAAGTAAGAGGTTGCTCATTGATAGCCAAGATGTTCTGGAGCTGAAACTTACGTGGGAAGAGGCACAGGATTTGCTCTACCCACCTCCATCTTTTAAGCCAAGCATAGTCATGATTGAAGACCATGAATTTGAAGAGTATGAAGTGagtaatttttttgaagattttaattaatgattgttattagggttttttttttaaaaaaaaaaaaaaaaaaaaaaaaaatctattggtgtcttttccttttctaattttatttgtaGTATGCCTGTTCAATGCACggattaattaaaattatatgtaaactaaataaaacattttactgatattattgaaatttgaaactatCTCCATAATTAGTGaatcatttgaaattttaattgttttagatAAATCTAATTAACTATCTTAATAATTTTGAGTCACATGACAAAAACACCTTAATTTTACAATGTGTAACACCTATATTGAGCCACTTAGTATAAGTACATTATAGGATGTTACTTCTAATGTTAAACCACAAAATTGTGATAAAAGATCAGAATAATTaaagtaaattataaattttatattaaatgtgttaaaacttttggtaatagaattttagttggagtagtaatttaaatttcttgaaacatGTTATAGAGTTTTATATAGAATAAACTATCTCAAGAATTATAAGCCAAAGTTTCATCTTAGTAAAAATTCTGAATAATTAAGGAGTCACATGACAAAATCCTATTATACGACATAATACATACGCATAATACACAGCTTCTATTCTATAGTATATAGGATTAGGATTTTATTCTCTAGTAATTTTATAACGAAACCCATCATCTTCGATATTTGATTTGTGTTCATGGATAAGGGTTGTGACTCTGAGACACAGGAGTACCCCTGTGTATGATTCTGTGAACTTATAGATTTGAAACATTTATACTTGTCTATGTTTGAGCGTCTGTCTGCTAGCAGGAGAATAGAttataaaacataaaagaaaatgataaccataatgttagaaaaatttaaagttttgcCAATGCCTCTAGCACAGAGCAAAAagcaatgaaaaattaaaaatcctcagTGTCTACCTTAGTACTGACAAGCAATCTACACTTGAAGAAATTCTAATTATTACCTTGTGCATGAATAATGAAACTATGGTTGCCATctaatgttttatatttttctgtCATACAGGAACCTCCAGTTTTTGGAAAGAGAAGTATTTTTGTTGCTCGTTCAACTGGGTAAGCGTTCATGtcatcatttaaatattatgtaaGAGACAGTGTAATGATGAAATTAGAAATCTCACTGACACTAAATGTTCTGGCACCAATTACACCAGATTTTGGTGGTGCCACATTCACTGAGAAAGTAGAAAGGGGAGCCTTTTCCCTTTTCCTCATGCAACTTATCTCGTCCTGATGTAATTGTATTCCACTCTTTGTGCTTGAAAGTATTTATATTTCCTCCTCAGGGCGTGGTTGGATAAATCCATCTAATCTTGAATTAATAAGCTTGATCTTCAGGGGACAAGAGCAATGGGCTCAGTGTGATAGTTGCTCCAAATGGCGAAGGTTGCCAGTTGATGTACTTATTCCTCCTAAGTGGACATGTGCAGATAATGCTTGGGATCAAAACAGGTAAATATAAGAATTTTCCAATCTAGGTTTattaattagtttatttatttttatgacaaCTAGTTGTCAAATGATTCTGCAATTTGTATCCTCAGGTGCTCATGTTCTGCACCAGATGAATTGAACCCTAGGGAACTGGAAAATCTTCTCAGACTGAATAAGGGTATGATGCTAGATTCTGTGTCCTTAATATCTTTGTGAAAATAAGATAATCTCTGTTGTCTTTccatatatttatgttttacttTGTCTAGAGGTATTCGTCCCTGTCAGGTTCAGTGTCACATAATTTTAGCACTGATCAGTTCTCCCTGCAAATTAAGGAACAATTCATTACACTGCTGTCACATCTATGGTctatagagaagaaaaatagcATGATAATGCTCATTTACTTCATTTATCTTGAAATTTGTACAACCGTGAAAGTATCTTTCTTACACGTTTGGTATTAATTTATGCTTGTGCCAGTATATACAGGTCAAGCTTTAAGTTTCAATTGATTGGGCTTCAATCAGGGAAACTTTTAAGCCTTGATCTGGAAATAGATGCACACATGCATCCCCATGTTAGTGCTTGGAATTTGGAAGATATGAATATTTACCATAATTGGGTGTTTGTATCCAGGGGCATTTGCTCAAACTAGCAGAAGCCAAGTATAACAGCAAACAAGCACTGAACTAGcagtgccaagaaacaaatacaaattccTACAAATAAAACCGGTGTCAGCATCTCTGGTTCAGGATTAACACAGACACCCCCCCATCTTTTGCAGAGCTTTTCATTCACTCTGGTACAAGGATTACAACCATTGCTCTCAAGCCTTGGTTCCACTTGTCTCCTTATGACTTGTAAAAGATGCTCCTCTGTATTTATTGTCTCATGGTGAAGTGTTGAATTTCTAAGTTTCCAAATGTGATATACAGCAGCTCCTAGACCCAATCTAAAACAATCTGCAACTAAGCTTCCTCACCCCAAGCAGTAAAGCTTACCCAGTTATCATCTAGATTTTCTGAAGGGAAAATTCTTTGATCTTTTCCCCCACTCTCTTAGCAAATGATCATTTGAAAAAGGGGTGGTTTTTGCTCTCAATTTTCAATCTACACAGCACACTCCCCAAGCCAACGCCAAATCCCCATTTTGCTAAACTCTCCTTGGGTGTTAGTTTATCTGTTATTGCCAACCAACATATGAAGGCATGCCTAGGGATTGACTTTGAAAACCAAATTAACTTCCACCATCTAACTATTGGAGCCTTGTGCGTAATTTGAACCCATGCTTCTGCACGAGTAGGATCCTGAATTTGAAGGGACCTATACAACCAACATTTGCACGCGCCTTTTTGATTAgcttcatttaatttaatgatgCATGTAGGTTAGTACATACATGCATAGTACATCTCGATTGGGTGCTCAGTGCTCAGAAGAAGTTGTATATTTATGGTCATGCAACAAAAAGAATTGGGGAAAGTCCAAAGAAAAACCCTATAGATTTAGCCTCATGACAAATTAAACCCCCgtctgatattttttttttgtgactttccccaaaaagaattttagtgCATATTTTACTGCTGTAACTTTTGAATATCTTTTGATAATATTATACGTCGCTGTTTCATAGAATTCAAGAAAAGGAGAACAATGACAAGCAATAGGCCAAACCAAGGGCATGAATCGTCAGGACTGGATGCTTTGGCTAATGCTGCAATTCTTGGAGATAGTGTAGGCGACCCGGGCACCACATCAGTAGCTACCACAACAAAACACCCCAGGCACCGGCCTGGCTGCTCTTGCATTGTGTGCATCCAACCCCCTAGTGGGAAGGGCAAGCACAAGCCTACATGCACATGCAATGTGTGCATGACAGTTAAACGTCGCTTTAAAACCTTAATGATGCGCAAGAAAAAGCGTCAATCAGAGCGGGAAGCAGAGATTGCCCAGAGAAATCAGCAGACGTGGGGCTCTAGGGATGAAGCAGAAGTAGACAGCACTTCTAGGCATGCATCATCTCACCTTGATCCTTCAGAGAATGAAGCTAGGTCGGCAAATGAGTTAGAATCCAAGAGCCAAAGCAAATTGGTCGACACTGGAAAGGGTCACTTGGACTTGAATTGCCATCCTGACCGAGAAGAAGAATTGCAAGCAGGATCAAAACGTATGAGCATGATGAGTCTTCTTCAAGAAGCAAGCCTTCCATTGGAGACGTATTTGAAGCAGAATGGTCTTACTCTTACAAGCTTGATCACTGAGCAACAAGCAAGTTCAGCATCACAAATTCTGCCACAAGCCTCCAACGAGAATGAGGG
The DNA window shown above is from Quercus lobata isolate SW786 chromosome 7, ValleyOak3.0 Primary Assembly, whole genome shotgun sequence and carries:
- the LOC115953034 gene encoding B3 domain-containing transcription repressor VAL2 isoform X2; translation: MKLVPVTVGYGNLNLNSKMASSNSKKTCMNVLCGESTSVDSKKGWALRSGDFAKLCDKCGSVYEQSIFCDVYHSKDSGWRECTSCGKRLHCGCITSISLVELLDCGGVSCINCAKNTGLVPISSNEKPDGFGTSKVDNVNELHPSSMGTQLDGNSIEKLKLMQLGNNIEGNGLRHLLQSHNADTIGSFGKLKEEEVFPSVGEIGTACFSNFNQACNGSSNATKPDLYKANMGTKDIYESLPQTNLSMTLGAPSGNSSPLPSAVVDERENRKTSSPFLQGPRSRHLLPKPPRSALAGGLEANAGMVSQIRVARPPAEGRGRNQLLPRYWPRITDQELQQISGDSNSTIVPLFEKMLSASDAGRIGRLVLPKACAEAYFPAISQPEGLPLRIQDVKGKEWVFQFRFWPNNNSRMYVLEGVTPCIQSMQLQAGDTVTFSRMDPEGKLIMGFRKASNSVAMQDTYPSAIPNGAHSSETLFSGIFENLPIISGYSGLLQSLKGSADPNLNALSKHLSSATGDISWHKSEKLEDRTREGLLLPPERKKARNIGSKSKRLLIDSQDVLELKLTWEEAQDLLYPPPSFKPSIVMIEDHEFEEYEEPPVFGKRSIFVARSTGGQEQWAQCDSCSKWRRLPVDVLIPPKWTCADNAWDQNRCSCSAPDELNPRELENLLRLNKEFKKRRTMTSNRPNQGHESSGLDALANAAILGDSVGDPGTTSVATTTKHPRHRPGCSCIVCIQPPSGKGKHKPTCTCNVCMTVKRRFKTLMMRKKKRQSEREAEIAQRNQQTWGSRDEAEVDSTSRHASSHLDPSENEARSANELESKSQSKLVDTGKGHLDLNCHPDREEELQAGSKRMSMMSLLQEASLPLETYLKQNGLTLTSLITEQQASSASQILPQASNENEGQLNEDCCFVSAEQEREGGGEEYCGPDPSQNDAQT
- the LOC115953034 gene encoding B3 domain-containing transcription repressor VAL2 isoform X6, which gives rise to MKLVPVTVGYGNLNLNSKMASSNSKKTCMNVLCGESTSVDSKKGWALRSGDFAKLCDKCGSVYEQSIFCDVYHSKDSGWRECTSCGKRLHCGCITSISLVELLDCGGVSCINCAKNTGLVPISSNEKPDGFGTSKVDNVNELHPSSMGTQLDGNSIEKLKLMQLGNNIEGNGLRHLLQSHNADTIGSFGKLKEEEVFPSVGEIGTACFSNFNQACNGSSNATKPDLYKANMGTKDIYESLPQTNLSMTLGAPSGNSSPLPSAVVDERENRKTSSPFLQGPRSRHLLPKPPRSALAGGLEANAGMVSQIRVARPPAEGRGRNQLLPRYWPRITDQELQQISGDSNSTIVPLFEKMLSASDAGRIGRLVLPKACAEAYFPAISQPEGLPLRIQDVKGKEWVFQFRFWPNNNSRMYVLEGVTPCIQSMQLQAGDTVTFSRMDPEGKLIMGFRKASNSVAMQSLKGSADPNLNALSKHLSSATGDISWHKSEKLEDRTREGLLLPPERKKARNIGSKSKRLLIDSQDVLELKLTWEEAQDLLYPPPSFKPSIVMIEDHEFEEYEEPPVFGKRSIFVARSTGGQEQWAQCDSCSKWRRLPVDVLIPPKWTCADNAWDQNRCSCSAPDELNPRELENLLRLNKEFKKRRTMTSNRPNQGHESSGLDALANAAILGDSVGDPGTTSVATTTKHPRHRPGCSCIVCIQPPSGKGKHKPTCTCNVCMTVKRRFKTLMMRKKKRQSEREAEIAQRNQQTWGSRDEAEVDSTSRHASSHLDPSENEARSANELESKSQSKLVDTGKGHLDLNCHPDREEELQAGSKRMSMMSLLQEASLPLETYLKQNGLTLTSLITEQQASSASQILPQASNENEGQLNEDCCFVSAEQEREGGGEEYCGPDPSQNDAQT
- the LOC115953034 gene encoding B3 domain-containing transcription repressor VAL2 isoform X3; this translates as MASSNSKKTCMNVLCGESTSVDSKKGWALRSGDFAKLCDKCGSVYEQSIFCDVYHSKDSGWRECTSCGKRLHCGCITSISLVELLDCGGVSCINCAKNTGLVPISSNEKPDGFGTSKVDNVNELHPSSMGTQLDGNSIEKLKLMQLGNNIEGNGLRHLLQSHNADTIGSFGKLKEEEVFPSVGEIGTACFSNFNQACNGSSNATKPDLYKANMGTKDIYESLPQTNLSMTLGAPSGNSSPLPSAVVDERENRKTSSPFLQGPRSRHLLPKPPRSALAGGLEANAGMVSQIRVARPPAEGRGRNQLLPRYWPRITDQELQQISGDSNSTIVPLFEKMLSASDAGRIGRLVLPKACAEAYFPAISQPEGLPLRIQDVKGKEWVFQFRFWPNNNSRMYVLEGVTPCIQSMQLQAGDTVTFSRMDPEGKLIMGFRKASNSVAMQDTYPSAIPNGAHSSETLFSGIFENLPIISGYSGLLQSLKGSADPNLNALSKHLSSATGDISWHKSEKLEDRTREGLLLPPERKKARNIGSKSKRLLIDSQDVLELKLTWEEAQDLLYPPPSFKPSIVMIEDHEFEEYEEPPVFGKRSIFVARSTGLIFRGQEQWAQCDSCSKWRRLPVDVLIPPKWTCADNAWDQNRCSCSAPDELNPRELENLLRLNKEFKKRRTMTSNRPNQGHESSGLDALANAAILGDSVGDPGTTSVATTTKHPRHRPGCSCIVCIQPPSGKGKHKPTCTCNVCMTVKRRFKTLMMRKKKRQSEREAEIAQRNQQTWGSRDEAEVDSTSRHASSHLDPSENEARSANELESKSQSKLVDTGKGHLDLNCHPDREEELQAGSKRMSMMSLLQEASLPLETYLKQNGLTLTSLITEQQASSASQILPQASNENEGQLNEDCCFVSAEQEREGGGEEYCGPDPSQNDAQT
- the LOC115953034 gene encoding B3 domain-containing transcription repressor VAL2 isoform X1; its protein translation is MKLVPVTVGYGNLNLNSKMASSNSKKTCMNVLCGESTSVDSKKGWALRSGDFAKLCDKCGSVYEQSIFCDVYHSKDSGWRECTSCGKRLHCGCITSISLVELLDCGGVSCINCAKNTGLVPISSNEKPDGFGTSKVDNVNELHPSSMGTQLDGNSIEKLKLMQLGNNIEGNGLRHLLQSHNADTIGSFGKLKEEEVFPSVGEIGTACFSNFNQACNGSSNATKPDLYKANMGTKDIYESLPQTNLSMTLGAPSGNSSPLPSAVVDERENRKTSSPFLQGPRSRHLLPKPPRSALAGGLEANAGMVSQIRVARPPAEGRGRNQLLPRYWPRITDQELQQISGDSNSTIVPLFEKMLSASDAGRIGRLVLPKACAEAYFPAISQPEGLPLRIQDVKGKEWVFQFRFWPNNNSRMYVLEGVTPCIQSMQLQAGDTVTFSRMDPEGKLIMGFRKASNSVAMQDTYPSAIPNGAHSSETLFSGIFENLPIISGYSGLLQSLKGSADPNLNALSKHLSSATGDISWHKSEKLEDRTREGLLLPPERKKARNIGSKSKRLLIDSQDVLELKLTWEEAQDLLYPPPSFKPSIVMIEDHEFEEYEEPPVFGKRSIFVARSTGLIFRGQEQWAQCDSCSKWRRLPVDVLIPPKWTCADNAWDQNRCSCSAPDELNPRELENLLRLNKEFKKRRTMTSNRPNQGHESSGLDALANAAILGDSVGDPGTTSVATTTKHPRHRPGCSCIVCIQPPSGKGKHKPTCTCNVCMTVKRRFKTLMMRKKKRQSEREAEIAQRNQQTWGSRDEAEVDSTSRHASSHLDPSENEARSANELESKSQSKLVDTGKGHLDLNCHPDREEELQAGSKRMSMMSLLQEASLPLETYLKQNGLTLTSLITEQQASSASQILPQASNENEGQLNEDCCFVSAEQEREGGGEEYCGPDPSQNDAQT
- the LOC115953034 gene encoding B3 domain-containing transcription repressor VAL2 isoform X4, which gives rise to MASSNSKKTCMNVLCGESTSVDSKKGWALRSGDFAKLCDKCGSVYEQSIFCDVYHSKDSGWRECTSCGKRLHCGCITSISLVELLDCGGVSCINCAKNTGLVPISSNEKPDGFGTSKVDNVNELHPSSMGTQLDGNSIEKLKLMQLGNNIEGNGLRHLLQSHNADTIGSFGKLKEEEVFPSVGEIGTACFSNFNQACNGSSNATKPDLYKANMGTKDIYESLPQTNLSMTLGAPSGNSSPLPSAVVDERENRKTSSPFLQGPRSRHLLPKPPRSALAGGLEANAGMVSQIRVARPPAEGRGRNQLLPRYWPRITDQELQQISGDSNSTIVPLFEKMLSASDAGRIGRLVLPKACAEAYFPAISQPEGLPLRIQDVKGKEWVFQFRFWPNNNSRMYVLEGVTPCIQSMQLQAGDTVTFSRMDPEGKLIMGFRKASNSVAMQDTYPSAIPNGAHSSETLFSGIFENLPIISGYSGLLQSLKGSADPNLNALSKHLSSATGDISWHKSEKLEDRTREGLLLPPERKKARNIGSKSKRLLIDSQDVLELKLTWEEAQDLLYPPPSFKPSIVMIEDHEFEEYEEPPVFGKRSIFVARSTGGQEQWAQCDSCSKWRRLPVDVLIPPKWTCADNAWDQNRCSCSAPDELNPRELENLLRLNKEFKKRRTMTSNRPNQGHESSGLDALANAAILGDSVGDPGTTSVATTTKHPRHRPGCSCIVCIQPPSGKGKHKPTCTCNVCMTVKRRFKTLMMRKKKRQSEREAEIAQRNQQTWGSRDEAEVDSTSRHASSHLDPSENEARSANELESKSQSKLVDTGKGHLDLNCHPDREEELQAGSKRMSMMSLLQEASLPLETYLKQNGLTLTSLITEQQASSASQILPQASNENEGQLNEDCCFVSAEQEREGGGEEYCGPDPSQNDAQT
- the LOC115953034 gene encoding B3 domain-containing transcription repressor VAL2 isoform X5, with amino-acid sequence MKLVPVTVGYGNLNLNSKMASSNSKKTCMNVLCGESTSVDSKKGWALRSGDFAKLCDKCGSVYEQSIFCDVYHSKDSGWRECTSCGKRLHCGCITSISLVELLDCGGVSCINCAKNTGLVPISSNEKPDGFGTSKVDNVNELHPSSMGTQLDGNSIEKLKLMQLGNNIEGNGLRHLLQSHNADTIGSFGKLKEEEVFPSVGEIGTACFSNFNQACNGSSNATKPDLYKANMGTKDIYESLPQTNLSMTLGAPSGNSSPLPSAVVDERENRKTSSPFLQGPRSRHLLPKPPRSALAGGLEANAGMVSQIRVARPPAEGRGRNQLLPRYWPRITDQELQQISGDSNSTIVPLFEKMLSASDAGRIGRLVLPKACAEAYFPAISQPEGLPLRIQDVKGKEWVFQFRFWPNNNSRMYVLEGVTPCIQSMQLQAGDTVTFSRMDPEGKLIMGFRKASNSVAMQSLKGSADPNLNALSKHLSSATGDISWHKSEKLEDRTREGLLLPPERKKARNIGSKSKRLLIDSQDVLELKLTWEEAQDLLYPPPSFKPSIVMIEDHEFEEYEEPPVFGKRSIFVARSTGLIFRGQEQWAQCDSCSKWRRLPVDVLIPPKWTCADNAWDQNRCSCSAPDELNPRELENLLRLNKEFKKRRTMTSNRPNQGHESSGLDALANAAILGDSVGDPGTTSVATTTKHPRHRPGCSCIVCIQPPSGKGKHKPTCTCNVCMTVKRRFKTLMMRKKKRQSEREAEIAQRNQQTWGSRDEAEVDSTSRHASSHLDPSENEARSANELESKSQSKLVDTGKGHLDLNCHPDREEELQAGSKRMSMMSLLQEASLPLETYLKQNGLTLTSLITEQQASSASQILPQASNENEGQLNEDCCFVSAEQEREGGGEEYCGPDPSQNDAQT